In the genome of Hemitrygon akajei chromosome 21, sHemAka1.3, whole genome shotgun sequence, the window TGCCAAACGGTAGGGGAGTTGTGTGGTAGCGACTGGGTGATCTGATTTGCGAGACGGTGAGCAGTAGTGTGGGGAGTGACTGGGTGACCTGATTTACCAGATCGTGGGAAATGACTGGGTGACCTGATTTGCCAGACGGTGGGAAGTTGTGTAGTAGTGACCGGTTGAGCCAATTTGCCAGACGGTGGGAAGTTGTGAGGTAGTGACCGGGTGACCTGATTTGCTAGATGGTCGGGACTGACTGGGTGACCTGATTTGCCAGGGATTGGGGGAGTTGTGTGGGCAGTGACTGGGTGACCTGATTTGCCAGATGATGGGGAGTGACTGAGTTACCTGACTTTCCAGACGGTGAGCAGTTGTGTGGTAGTGACTGGGTGACCTGATTTGCTAGACGGTCGGGACTGACTGGGTGACCTGATTTGACAGAAAGTGGGGAGTGAATGGGAGGTCTGATTTGCGAGACGGTGGGGAGTTGTGTGGCTAGTGACTGGGTGACCTGATTTGCTAGACGGTGAGCAATTGTGTGGTAGCGACTGGGTGACCTGATTTGCCAGATGGTGGGGAGTGACTGGGTGACCTGATTTGCCAGATGGTGGGGAGTTGTGAGGTAGTGACCGGGTGACCGGATTTGCCTGATGGTGAGCAATTGTGTGGTAGTGACTGGGCGATCTGATTTGCCAGACGGTGATGAGTGACTGGGTGACCTGATTTGCCAGGGATTGGGGGAGTTGTGTGGGTAGTGACTGGGTGACCTGATTTGCCAGGGATTGGGGGAGTTGTGTGGGCAGTGACTGAGTGACCTGATTTGCCAAAAGGTGGGGAGTGAGTGGGTGACCTGATTTGCCAAAAGGTGGGGGAGTTGTGTGGGTAGTGACTGGGTGACCTGATTTGCCTAAAGGTGGGGAGTGAGTGGGTGACCTGATTTGCCATACGGTGGGGAGTGACTGGGTGACCTGATTTGCCAGGGATTGGGGGAGTTGTGTGGTTAGTGACTGGGTGACCTGATTTGCTAGACGGTGAGGAGTTTTATGGGGAGTGAGTGGGTGACCTTGATTTGCCAGACGGTGGGGAGTTGTGTGGCAGTGACTGGGTGAGCCGATTTgccagatggtggaagttgtgtagTAGTGACCGGTTGAGCCAATTTGCCAGACGGTGGGAAGTTGTGAGGTAGTGACTGCGTGACCTGATTTGCTAGATGGTCGGGACTGACTGGGTGAACTGATTTGCCAGATGATGGGGAGTGACTGGGTGACCTGATTTGACAGACAGTGGGGAGTGAATGGGAGATCTGATTTGCAAGACGGTGGGGAGTTGTGTGGAGAGTGATTGGGTGATCTGATTTGCCAGACGGTGGGTAGTGACTGGGTGACCTGATTTGCCAGACGGTGGGAAGTTGTGAGGTAGTGACCGGGTGACCTGATTTCCCAGGGATTGGGGGAGTTGTGTGGGCAGTGAGGGGGTGACCTGATTTGCCAGGGATTGGGGGAGTTGTGTGGGCAGTGAGTGGGTGACCTGATTTGCCAGGGATTGGGGGAGTTGTGTGGGCAGTGACTGGGTGACCTGATTTGCCAGATGATGGGGAGTGACTGAGTTACCTGACTTTCCAGACGGTGAGCAGTTGTGTGGTAGTGACTGGGTGACCTGATTTGCTAGACGGTCGGGACTGACTGGGTGACCTGATTTGACAGAAAGTGGGGAGTGAATGGGAGGTCTGATTTGCGAGACGGTGGGGAGTTGTGTGGTAGTGACTGGGTGACCTGATTTGCCAGATGGTGGGGAGTGAATGGGAGATCTGATTTGCGAGACGGTGGGGAGTTGTGTGGGAGTGACTGGGTGAGCTGATTTGCCAAAAGGTGGGGAGTGACTGGGTGACCTGATTTGCCAGGAATTGGGGGAGTTGTGTGGGTAATGACTGGGTGACCTGATTTGCCAGACGGTGGGGGAGTTGTGTGGGTAGTGACTGGGTGACCTGATTTGCCACATGGTGGGTAGTGACCGGGTGACCGGATTTGCCAGAGATTGGGGGAGTTGTGTGGGTAGTGACTGGGTGACCTGATTTGCCAGGGATTGGGGGAGTTGTGTGGGTAATGACTGGGTGACCTGATTTGCCAGACGGTGGGGGAGTTGGGTGGGTAGTGACTGGGTGACCTGATTTGCCACATGGTGGGTAGTGACCGGGTGACCGGATTTGCCAGGGATTGGGGGAATTATGTGGGTAGTGACTGGGTGACCTGATTTGCCAGGGATTGGGGGAGTTGTGTGGGCAGTGACTGGGTGACCTGATTTGCCAGGGATTGGGGGAGTTGTGTGGGCAGTGACTAGGTGACCTGATTTGCCAGGGATTGGGGGAGTTGTGTGGGCAGTTACTGGGTGACCTGATTTGCCAGGGATTGGGGGAGTTGTGTGGGCAGTGACTGGGTGACCTGATTTGCCAGGGATTAGGGGAGTTGTGTGGGCAGTGACTGGGTGACCTGATTTGCCAGGGATTGGGGGAGTTGTGTGGGCAGTGACTGGGTGACCTGATTTGCCAGGGATTGGGGGAGTTGTGTGGGCAGTGACTGGGTGACCTGATTTGCCAGGGATTGGGGGAGTTGTGTGGGCAGTGACTGGGTGACCTGATTTGCCAGGGATTAGGGGAGTTGTGTGGGCAGTGACTGGGTGACCTGATTTGCCAGGGATTGGGGGAGTTGTGTGGGCAGTGACTGGGTGACCTGATTTGCCACATGGTGGGGAGTGACTGGGTGACCTGATTTGCCAGATGGTGGGGAGCGAATGGGAGATCTGATTTGCGAGACGGTGGGGAGTTGTGTGGGAGTGACTGGGTGACCTGATTTGCCAGGGATTGGGGGAGTTGTGTGGGCAGTGACTGGGTGACCTGATTTGCCAGGGATTGGGGGAGTTGTGTGGGCAGTGACTGGGTGACCTGATTTGCCACATGGTGGGGAGTGACTGGGTGACCTGATTTGCCAGGGATTGGGGGAGTTGTGTGGGCAGTGACTGGGTGACCTGATTTGCCAGGGATTGGGGGAGTTGTGTGGGCAGTGACTGGGTGACCTGATTTGCCACATGGTGGGGAGTGACTGGGTGACCTGATTTGCCAGATGGTGGGGAGTGAATGGGAGATCTGATTTGCCAGGGATTGGGGGAGTTGTGTGGGCAGTGACTGGGTGACCTGATTTGCCAGGGATTGGGGGAGTTGTGTGGGCAGTGACTGGGTGACCTGATTTGCCACATGGTGGGGAGTGACTGGGTGACCTGATTTGCTAGACGGTGGGGGAGTTGTGTGGGTAGTGACTGGGTGAGCTGATTTGCCAAAAGGTGGGGAGTGACTGGGTGACCTGATTTGCCAGGAATTGGGGGAGTTGTGTGGGTAATGACTGGGTGACCTGATTTGCCAGACGGTGGGGGAGTTGTGTGGGTAGTGACTGGGTGACCTGATTTGCCACATGGTGGGGAGTGACTGGGTGACCTGATTTGCCAGATGGTGGGGAGCGAATGGGAGATCTGATTTGCGAGATGGTGGGGAGTTGTGTGGGAGTGACTGGGTGACCTGATTTGCCAGACGGTGGGGGAGTTGTGTGGGCAGTGACTGGGTGACCTGATTTGCCAGGGATTGGGGGAGTTGTGTGGGCAGTGACTGGGTGACCTGATTTGCCACATGGTGGGGAGTGACTGGGTGACCTGATTTGCCAGGGATTGGGGGAGTTGTGTGGGCAGTGACTGGGTGACCTGATTTGCCAGGGATTGGGGGAGTTGTGTGGGCAGTGACTGGGTGACCTGATTTGCCACATGGTGGGGAGTGACTGGGTGACCTGATTTGCCAGATGGTGGGGAGTGAATGGGAGATCTGATTTGCGAGATGGTGGGGAGTTGTGTGGTAGTGACTGGGTGACTTGATATGCCAGACGGTGGGGAGTTGTGTGGGAGTGACCGGGTGACCTGATTTGCCAGACGGTGGGAAGTTGTGAGGTAGTGACCAGGTGACCTGATTTGCTAGACGGTCGGGACTGACTGGGTGACCTGATTTGCCAAGGATTGGGGGAGTTGAGTGGGTAGTGACTGGGTGACCTGATTTGCCAGGGATTGGGGGAGTTGTGTGGGCAGTGACTGGGTGACCTGATTTGCCAGATGATGGGGAGTGACTGAGTTACCTGACTTTCCAGACGGTGAGCAGTTGTGTGGTAGTGACTGGGTGACCTGATTTGCTAGACGGTCGGGACTGACTGGGTGACCTGATTTGACAGAAAGTGGGGAGTGAATGGGAGGTCTGATTTGCGAGACGGTGGGGAGTTGTGTGGCTAGTGACTGGGTGACCGGATTTGCTAGATGGTGAGCAATTGTGTGGTAGCGACTGGGTGACCTGATTTGCCAGATGGTGGGGAGTGACTGGGTGACCTGATTTGCCAGATGGTGGGGAGTTGTGAGGTAGTGACCGGGTGACCGGATTTGCCTGATGGTGAGCAATTGTGTGGTAGTGACTGGGCGAACTGATTTGCCAGACGGTGATGAGTGACTGGGTGACCTGATTTGCCAGGGATTGGGGGAGTTGTGTGGGTAGTGACTGGGTGACCTGATTTGCTAGACGGTGAGGAGTTTTATGGGGAGTGAGTGGGTGACCTTGATTTGCCAGACGGTGGGAAGTTGTGAGGTAGTGACTGCGTGACCTGATTTGCTAGACGGTCGGGACTGACTGGGTGAACTGATTTGCCAGATGATGGGGAGTGACTGGGTGACCTGATTTGACAGACAGTGGGGAGTGAATGGGAGATCTGATTTGCAAGACGGTGGGGAGTTGTGTGGAGAGTGATTGGGTGATCTGATTTGCCAGACGGTGGGTAGTGACTGGGTGACCTGATTTGCCAGACGGTGGGAAGTTGTGAGGTAGTGACCGGGTGACCTGATTTGCCAGGGATTGGGGGAGTTGTGTGGGCAGTGACTGGGTGACCTGATTTGCCAGGGATTGGGGGAGTTGTATGGGCAGTGAGGGGGTGACCTGATTTGCCAGGGATTGGGGGAGTTGTGTGGGCAGTGAGTGGGTGACCTGATTTGCCAGGGATTGGGGGAGTTGTGTGGGCAGTGAGGGGGTGACCTGATTTTCCAGGGATTGGGGGAGTTGTGTGGGCAGTGACTGGTTGACCTGATTTGCCAGATGATGGGGAGTGACTGAGTTACCTGACTTTCCAGACGGTGAGCAGTTGTGTGGTAGTGACTGGGTGACCTGATTTGCTAGACGGTCGGGACTGACTGGGTGACCTGATTTGACAGAAAGTGGGGAGTGAATGGGAGGTCTGATTTGCGAGACGGTGGGGAGTTGTGTGGTAGTGACTGGGTGACCTGATTTGCCAGATGGTGGGGAGTGAATGGGAGATCTGATTTGCGAGACGGTGGGGAGTTGTGTGGTAGTGACTGGGTGACTTGATATGCCAGACGGTGGGGAGTTGTGTGGGAGTGACTGGGTGACCTGATTTGCCAGATCGCTGGGAATGACTGGTTGAGCCGATTTGCCAGACGGTGGGAAGTTGTGTAGTAGTGACCGGTTGAGCCAATTTGCCAGACGGTGGGAAGTTGTGAGGTAGTGACCGGGTGACCTGATTTGCTAGACGGTCGGGACTGACTGGGTGACCTGATTTGCCAGGGATTGGGGGAGTTGTGTGGGTAGTGACTGGGTGACCTGATTTGCCAGGGATTGGGGGAGTTGTGTGGACAGTGACTGGGTGACCTGATTTGCCAGGGATTGGGGGAGTTGTGTGGGCAGTGACTGGGTGACCTGATTTGCCAGATGATGGGGAGTGACTGAGTTACCTGACTTTCCAGACGGTGAGCAGTTGTGTGGTAGTGACTGGGTGACCTGATTTGCTAGACGGTCGGGACTGACTGGGTGACCTGATTTGCCAGACGGTGGGGAGTTGTGTGGGTAGTGACTGGGTGACCGGATTTGCTAGACGGTGAGCAATTGTGTGGTAGTGACTGGGCGATCTGATTTGCCAGACGGTGATGAGTGACTGGGTGACCTGATTTGCCAGACGGTGGGGGAGTTGTGTGGGTAGTGACTGGGTGACCTGATTTGCCAGGGATTGGGGGAGTTGTGTGGGCAGTGACTGGGTGACCTGATTTGCCACATGGTAGGGAGTGACTGGGTGACCTGATTTGCCAGATGGTGGGGAGTGAATGGGAGATCTGATTTGCAAGATGGTGGGGAGTTGTGTGGTAGTGACTGGGTGACTTGATATGCCAGACGGTGGGGAGTTGTGTGGGAGTGACTGGGTGACCTGATTTGCCAGATCGTTGGGAATGACTGGTTGAGCCGATTTGCCAGACGGTGGGAAGTTGTGTAGTAGTGACCGGTTGAGCCAATTTGCCAGACGGTGGGAAGTTGTGAGGTAGTGACCGGGTGACCTGATTTGCTAGACGGTCGGGACTGACTGGGTGACCTGATTTGCCAGGGATTGGGGGAGTTGTGTGTGTAGTGACTGGGTGACCTGATTTGCCAGGGATTGGGGGAGTTGTGTGGGCAGTGACTGGGTGACCTGATTTGCCAGATGATGGGGAGTGACTGAGTTACCTGACTTTCCAGACGGTGAGCAGTTGTGTGGTAGTGACTGGGTGACCTGATTTGCTAGACGGTCGGGACTGACTGGGTGACCTGATTTGACAGAAAgtggggagtgaatgggaagtctGATTTGCGAGACGGTGGGGAGTTGTGTGGTAGTGACTGGGTGACCTGATTTGCCAGATGGTGGGGAGTGAATGGGAGATCTGATTTGCGAGACGGTGGGGATTTGTGTGGTAGTGACTGGGTGACTTGATATGCCAGACAGTGGGGAGTTGTGTGGGAGTGACTGGGTGACCTGATTTGCCAGATCGCTGGGAATGACTGGTTAGGCGATTTGCCAGACGGTGGGAAGTTGTGTAGTAGTGACCGGTTGAGCCAATTTGCCAGACGGTGGGAAGTTGTGAGGTAGTGACCGGGTGACCTGATTTGCTAGACGGTCGGGACTGACTGGGTGACCTGATTTGCCAGGGATTGGGGGAGTTGTGTGGGTAGTGACTGGGTGACCTGATTTGCCAGGGATTGGGGGAGTTGTGTGGGTAGTGACTGGGTGACCTGATTTGCCAGGGATTGGGGGAGTTGTGTGGGCAGTGACTGGGTGACCTGATTTGCCAGATGATGGGGAGTGACTGAGTTACCTGACTTTCCAGACGGTGAGCAGTTGTGTGGTAGTGACTGGGTGACCTGATTTGCTAGACGGTCGGGACTGACTGGGTGACCTGATTTGCCAGACGTTGGGGAGTGAATGGGAGATCTGATTTGCAAGATGGTGGGGAGTAGTGTGGTAGTGACTGGGTGACTTGATATGCCAGACGGTGGGGAGTTGTGTGGGAGTGACTGGGTGACCTGATTTGCCAGATCGTTGGGAATGACTGGTTGAACCGATTTGCCAGACGGTGGGAAGTTGTGTAGTAGTGACCGGTTGAGCCAATTTGCCAGACGGTGGGAAGTTGTGAGGTAGTGACCGGGTGACCTGATTTGCTAGACGGTCGGGACTGACTGGGTGACCTGATTTGCCAGGGATTGGGGGAGTTGTGTGTGTAGTGACTGGGTGACCTGATTTGCCAGGGATTGGGGGAGTTGTGTGGGCAGTGACTGGGTGACCTGATTTGCCAGATGATGGGGAGTGACTTGAGTTACCTGACTTTCCAGACGGTGAGCAGTTGTGTGGTAGTGACTGGGTGACCTGATTTGCTAGATGGTCGGGACTGACTGGGTGACCTGATTTGACAGAAAGTGGGGAGTGAATGGGAGATCTGATTTGCGAGACGGTGGGGAGTTGTGTGGTAGTGACTGGGTGACTTGATATGCCAGACGGTGGGGAGTTGTGTGGGAGTGACTGGGTGACCTGATTTGCCAGATCGTTGGGAATGACTGGTTCAGCCGATTTGCCAGACGGTGGGAAGATGTGTAGTAGTGACCGGTTGAGCCAATTTGCCAGACGGTGGGAAGTTGTGAGGTAGTGACCGGGTGACCTGATTTGCTAGACGGTCGGGACTGACTGGGTGACCTGATTTGCCAGGGATTGGGGGAGTTGTGTGTGTAGTGACTGGGTGACCTGATTTGCCAGGGATTGGGGGAGTTGTGTGGGCAGTGACTGGGTGACCTGATTTGCCAGGGATTGGGGGAGTTGTGTGGGCAGTGACTGG includes:
- the LOC140714454 gene encoding uncharacterized protein, encoding MWSPSHCPHNSPNPWQIRSPTHCPHNSPNPWQIRSPPHCPHNSPNPWEIRSPGHYLTTSHRLANQVTQSLPTVWQIRSPNHSPHNSPPSCKSDLPFTPHCLSNQVTQSLPIIWQISSPSQSRPSSKSGHAVTTSQLPTVWQIGSTGHYYTTSTIWQIGSPSHCHTTPHRLANQGHPLTPHKTPHRLANQVTQSLTTQLPQSLANQVTQSLPTVWQIRSPTHSPPLGKSGHPVTTHTTPPPFGKSGHPLTPHLLANQVTQSLPTQLPQSLANQVTQSLPTQLPQSLANQVTQSLITVWQIRSPSHYHTIAHHQANPVTRSLPHNSPPSGKSGHPVTPHHLANQVTQSLATQLPTVSQIRPPIHSPLSVKSGHPVSPDRLANQVTQSLPHNCSPSGKSGNSVTPHHLANQVTQSLPTQLPQSLANQVTQSVPTI
- the LOC140714503 gene encoding uncharacterized protein, whose translation is MWQIRSPSHCPHNSPNPWQIRSPSHYPHNSPTQIRSPSHYHTTAHRLESQVTQSLPIIWQIRSTSHCPHNSPNPWKIRSPPHCPHNSPNPWQIRSPTHCPHNSPNPWQIRSPPHCPYNSPNPWQIRSPSHCPHNSPNPWQIRSPGHYLTTSHRLANQVTQSLPTVWQIRSPNHSPHNSPPSCKSDLPFTPHCLSNQVTQSLPTQLPQSLANQVTQSLITVWQISSPSHYHTIAHHQANPVTRSLPHNSPPSGKSGHPVTPHHLANQVTQSLPHNCSPSSKSGHPVTSHTTPHRLANQTSHSLPTFCQIRSPSQSRPSSKSGHPVTTTQLLTVWKVR